The genome window TCTACTTTACTACTTAAAGAATATGAGACATGGCTAAAGCAAAAAGATGGAAAGTATGATAACTACTTAAGAGTTGCTCATCTTTTCCTTGTATTCTGCAAAGAGCATAACCTTGGGATAGATGAAGTTAGTTTTCAGATGTACGCGACTCAGCAGGATTTGAAGAAATCAATGAAATCTATTCTCAATAAATTCATTAAGTTCAGCGATGAACAAGGACATCACGACTTCGTTTATGACCGAAAACGTGGCCCATTACCTAAAAATGCAGTTATTCTCGCCTTCTTAGATAGTTTAAGTCACCCACCGAGTCGTGATTCATACGGTTATGCACTTAATCGATATGATATATGGTGTAAAGATGGTGAACTACCATTACTTTCATCTGAAACCTTACTTGCATTTTTGGATTATCTAGAAGATTTCTTCACAAAAAACCGATATTTATCTGTCGTAAAATCTTTAGCTAAATGGGTTTTAGAAAATAGAGAATCAATCCCTGAGCACCGACATGATACCCTTGAAGAAATACAAGAAATTGAAAAAATCACATTCTTAAAATCCTTCAAAGCAGATGGTTATAAATACTACAAAGATGCCTTCACTAAAAAGGAAAGAGAGTTTTTCTTGGAAACTTGCCCTGACAGTGAAAGTAAACTTTTGTTTAGTCTAATGGCTTTTGAGGCACTCCGAATTAGCGAGGCTTGCGATATTAAAATTCGAGATATCAATCACCTCAATCGAGAAATCTATGTGGAAGCTAGAGGTGGATTTCTACGACAAGCAGTAAAAATGAGTGAAACCACTGCCCGTTATTACAAAGATTACATGAGTGAGCACCACTTAGAAGGCCCTGCCCTTTTTCCGAATACTGCTAAAAGTAAAGCCTTCAAATGGTTTAAGAAAATCTTGGAACAAACAGGTATTCATAAAGAAAAAAGAGTCAGCCCACATTCTCTGAGACACACAGCCTTACAAATTTTGATGGATGATGGACATTCCTTAGAAGATGTTCAACGTCATGGAAGACACAAAAGAATTACATCTACCTTGGTTTATGTAAAAGAGAATAAAGCAGATAAATCGATATCAGAAAATAAAGAAGAGTAGACCTACGCTATTTTAACTTCTCAAACACTAAGAATCCTTTTCTACTTTTTCAGAGAAGGATTTTGTTATTTCTAGAGCAGTGATAAAGAATTATTAGTCATGTTATAGCCATTGTTTTTCATCTTAAATCTTATTTTTTCTTATTCTATCTTTATTTCTTGAATTTCTAAAGCAAAATACTTCAATGTTTTGCAAAAAATGACAAAATTTGCAGCTAACTATTTTTTGACGTTAATCAAGGTTCAAACCTTATAGTAGTAATATTCCAAATTATGATAAAAGTAACATTGCCCGACAATTCGGTAAGGGAGTATGAGCAAGGCTCTTCTTCTTTAGACGTTGCAAAGAGCATTAGTGAAGGATTGGCTAGAAACGTTCTGGCAGCGAAAGTGAATGGTGAAGTATGGGATGCAACCCGTCCTTTGACCGAAGACGTAACCCTTCAACTTTTGACCTGGAACGACACCGAGGGCAAGTCAACCTTCTGGCACTCTTCAGCTCACTTGATGGCTGAGGCTCTAGAGGCACTTTATCCAGGAATTAAATT of Sediminitomix flava contains these proteins:
- a CDS encoding tyrosine-type recombinase/integrase, with the translated sequence MAKAKNSSSKSVIAEYKKISSTLLLKEYETWLKQKDGKYDNYLRVAHLFLVFCKEHNLGIDEVSFQMYATQQDLKKSMKSILNKFIKFSDEQGHHDFVYDRKRGPLPKNAVILAFLDSLSHPPSRDSYGYALNRYDIWCKDGELPLLSSETLLAFLDYLEDFFTKNRYLSVVKSLAKWVLENRESIPEHRHDTLEEIQEIEKITFLKSFKADGYKYYKDAFTKKEREFFLETCPDSESKLLFSLMAFEALRISEACDIKIRDINHLNREIYVEARGGFLRQAVKMSETTARYYKDYMSEHHLEGPALFPNTAKSKAFKWFKKILEQTGIHKEKRVSPHSLRHTALQILMDDGHSLEDVQRHGRHKRITSTLVYVKENKADKSISENKEE